In Streptomyces nojiriensis, the sequence AACGCACTCGTAATGCGTAGGTCTCGGGTTCGAATCCCGAAGGCGGCTCTGTAGAACCCCCAGGACTCACTCGCCGTGACCTGGGGGTTTTGCTTTTTCCCCGGCCCGGGCCCGTTGCGGTGCTGCCGCGCGGGGCCCGGGAGCGGGGGATCAGATCGCGAGTTTCAGGGTGAGGTGGGCGGTGGCCTCGAGGAGGTCCTTGTCGGCCGGTTCGCCGAAGACGAGTACGCGGTAGTAGATCGGGCCGAGCAGGAGATCGGTGAGCCGGGCGAGGTTCTCCTCGTCCGGGGTCCTGCCGGTGTGGCGTTCGATGATCGCGCCGAGGCCCGCCAGGTCGCGCTCGCGCTGCCTGAGCAGAAAGCCCTCGCGCAGGGCGGCGGCGGCGCCCTGGTCCAGTTGGGCGTGGCCGAGGAGCGCCTGGAGCACCTGACCCGCCGGCTCCTGGAAGAAGCCGGCGATGCGGTGCAGGTGTGCGGTGAGGTCCTCGGCGGCGGTTCCCGACGGCTCGGCCCAGGCCAGGCCTTCGAGGGCGTCGTCCGCCAGGGCGTCGAGCAGGATCTCGACCTTCGACTTCCACCACCGGTAGATCGTCTGCTTGGCGACGCCCGCCCGGGCGGCGATGCCCTCGATCGTGGTCGCGGCGAAACCCTGTTCCACGAGCAGGTCGTCGGCGGCGTTCAGCACCGCGACGCGGATGCTCTCGCTGCGCCGCGGACCCGTGCGGCTCACGACGGGGGAGGGGGCGCGGCGGCCTTCGGTCTTCCGTGCGGCGCTGATGGTCGTTCACCTCTTGTTCCGTGCGAATGCCGCGATTCTGGCACACCGGACCGGTGCCGTGACCGGCCCGTCAGGCAGGTGCTTCCGGTCCCTTGCGGCTGCGGGCGAGGCTCAGCAGCACGGTGAGCGCGAGCAGGGCGACCAGGGCGCTGAAGATCTCCCCGGCCGGCCGCAGGCTCGTGGCGCGGATCAGTACGCCGACGCCGATCGCGGGGACGGCGAGCATGGAGTAGAGGATCGCGAAGAACGTCGACACCGATGCGCCGCGGTGCTGCGGGGCGCTGCGGGTGGTGATGCCGCCGATGCCGTGGCCGAGGGCGATGCCGGTGGCCAGGCCGTTCACCGCGGCGCCGATGAGCAGCGGGACCAGGGAGGTGAGCGCCATGGCGAGCGCGATCAGCCCCGCGGCGAGGATCAGCCCCAGGCAGGCCACCGAGAGCGCGGCGCCCGGCTTGATCCGGCGGACCAGCAGCTGACCCAGCGCGGTGCAGGCGAAGGCGGTGAAGACGACGAGTCCGGTGAGCGAGTGGCTCCTCGCGTGGAGGACCGTGCCGAGGAACAGGCCGGTGACGGCGGTGAGTACGCCGAGCACCGCGAAGCCCGCCCCGGCGGCCATCGCGGAACGCAGGAAGTCCGGGCGGATCTCCGACGGGATGTGCAGCGGCTGGAACCGGAAGCTGAATCCGGAGCGGTGCGCGGCCGTCTCCCGGGACGAGGCCGCCCCGACGAGCCCGATCGCCGCCAGCGCGAGCATCACGAGCCACGGGGTGCGCAGCGGCGAGGGCGCGGTATCGGCGAGGATCCCGGCGAGCAGGGTGCCGCAGGCGAGGCCGCCCATGTTGGCGAACAGCGCGACCGTCGCGGGCCGGACCCTGCGGCCCTGCGGGATGAGCTCCGTGAGCGAGGCGGTGGCGGCGCCGGTGACGAGCGCGGCGGAGAAGCCGGAGATCACGCGGGCGACGAGCAGGACGGCCACGTCGTCGGCGGCCAGGAACACCAGGGCGGCGCAGACGGAGAGCAGCGTCGCCGCGACCAGTACGGGGCGTCGCCCGATCTGGTCCGACAGGCGCCCGAAGGCGAGGAGTCCGACGACGACCCCGAGGGCGTAGACGGCGAAGATCACGGTGACGGTGATCGGGGAGAAGCCGAACTCCTTGCCGTACACCGGGTAGAGCGGGGTCGGTGCCGTGGTCCCCGCCATGGTGATCCAGAAGGCGAAGGCCACGACGGCGGCCGCGAGCCCCCGGCGGGGCTCGGGCGAAGTCGCCGATCCCGGCGGGGAGTCGGTGTCCGGCGGGGAGTCGGCGCGGTCGGTTCGGTTCGGCACGGGATGACCTCCGGCATGAGACTGGACGGTGCGTTGCGTCTGACGGTGACATTAGACTAGACGTTGCGTCTACTCAATGGCGCCCACGCCGTCGTCGATCGGCTGCGGCGATTGCGCGGTTCGGGAGCCGGTATGGGGTGGGTGTTGTGGTGGCGGTGCGTCCCGATGAGGCTGGGGCCCGCAGATGAGGTCGCCGGGCTGTCGGGCCGGCGCGTACGTGGAGGTGCGGCGTGGGGCGGTTCACCGTTGTCGTCAACGGCGAAGAGCAGTACTCGATCTGGGCCGAGGGGCGCGAAGTGCCCCTGGGCTGGCGGGACACGGGTGTGGCCGGGACCAAGGAGGAGTGCCTCGCGCACATCGACGAGGTGTGGACGGACCAGCGCCCGCTGAGCGTGCGTTAGCTCTTCACCGGTTCCGGGTCACGCGTCCGGGGGGAGCCAGCCGCGCTGGACCGCTCGGACGCCGGCCTCGAAGCGGCTGCGGGCGCCCAGGCGTTCCATCAGGACCGTGGCGATGCGGCGGGCCGTGCGGTGGGAGACGCCGAGGCGCTTGGCGATCCCCTCGTCGGTGTGGCCCTCGGCGAGCAGGCGCAGGCTGGCCGCCTCCTGGTGGTCCAGCTCGGACTCGTCGCGGCGCGGGGCCTGGCCCAGCGGCCGGGCGTTCTCCCACACCGTCTCGAAGAGCGTGCACAGGGCGGTGAGCGTGCCCTGGCCGGTGAGGGCGACCGCGCCCTCACCACTGTCCTCGCTGTTCACGGGCAGCACGGCGGTCGTCCGGTCCACGATGGTCATCCGCAGCGGCAGCACGGCGATCGTGCGGACCTGGCCGCCCAGTTCGGTCAGCCACTTGGCGTGCGCCTCGCTGGCCGGGTTGTTGCGCACGCTGTCCAGGTAGATCGTCCGCATGGTGACGCCCCGGCCGAGCAGCCGCTCGTTGAGCGGGCGGGAGGCCGCCATGTTCGCCTCCGTCTGCGCCCCGCCGGGGGCGAACACCATCACCTCGGTGCGGACGTTCTCGGTGAGCACCGCGAGGCGGGTCCTGACCTCGTCGACGTCGGCGAGGTGCTCGACGCTGACCGGTGCCCCGACCGGGCGCAGGTCCTCGTACTCGGAGATCAGCTGCTGGGCCGCGGCCCGGGCGCCCGCGATGCGCTGGTTCTCCACGGCCAGCTCGGCCTGACGGCGGGTGAGCAGGTACTCCAGGCCGACCTCCGGGCTGACCGCGCGGGGCGCCGGCGACGCGCCGGCCGGTCCGTCGGCGGGGTACTGCACGAGCGAGAGGCCGGACAGCCGCTCCCATGCCTCGTGCACGGCCTCTTCGGAGATCCCGAGCAGCCCGGCCAGGGTCTTGGCGTCGTCCCGCGGGTGGCTCAGCATCGCCCGGTAAACGGCTTCGGTCAGTCTGTCCAGTCCCAGTACGTCGAGCATCGGCCCCCCATCCGTCAGCAGAGGCCATTATCTCTGGCGGGGCCCGTTCGGCCCGTGCTGGCCAGATTGGGTCAGGGCCCAATCTGGCCACCGAAAACCCCTTTCCCGACTCTGTGACGCGTGGTGATGCTGGAGCCGCAAGAAACACGCATGTCACAGGGGGATGTATTTCATGCTGAGCACTCGTATGGGCAAGGCCGTGGCGATCGCCGTCCTCGGCGCCGCCGTTCTGATGGCGCCCGCCACCGCACAGGCCGCCACCACCGAAGTACCGCAGGGCGCCGCCGCGCCCACCACCCAGGCCGATGCCCAGAAGACGGACATGGGCTGGCAGTGACCGACGCCACCAGCACGGGGACGGCGCGGCGCCGGGACAGCGTATGGATCTGAAGCAGCTCACCACCTTTCACCGGGTCGCGACCCTGCTCAGCTTCACCCGCGCCGCAGCCGACCTGAAGTACGCGCAGTCCAGCGTCACCGCCCAGGTCAAAGGCCTGGAGGTGGCGCTGGGGGTGGAGCTCTTCGAGCGCCTGCGGGGGCGGATCAGGCTGACTCCGGCCGGGGAACGGCTCGTTCCGTACGCCGAGCAGATCCTGTCCCTGGTCGACGAGGCCCGGGACCGGACCACCGGCCTGGGCGAGCCCTCGGGGGTGCTCACGATCGGCACGATGGAGAGCTTCACGTCCTACCGGATGCCCCCGGTCCTGGAGTACTTCCACCACCGCTACCCGCAGCTCCAGCTCGCGCTGCGGCCCAGCATGTGCCGGGACACCTGCGAGGCGCTCCGGCAGGGCACCTTCGACCTGGGCTTCCTCATGGAGGCCGAGACCGACCACCCCGGGGTCAGGACCGAGATCCTCGGCTCCGAGCCGCTGGTCGCGGTCGCCGCCCCGGACCATGTCCTGGCCGGTGCCCGCAACGTCACCACCGGCGATCTGCGCGCGGTGCCGATCCTGGCGCCGGAGGCGGGCTGCTCGTACGGGGCGATGTTCGAGGCGGAGCTCAACGGCGGCGCCGAGCAGCCCGTGCCGCTCCTGCAGTTCGGAAACATCGAGTCGATCAAGCGCGGGGTCTCGGCCGGTCTCGGCGTCAGTGTGCTGCCCGCGATGGCGGTGGCCGCCGAGATCGAGGCGCGGTCCCTGACCGTGCTGGACTGGAAGGCTCCGTTCGAGGTCTACACCCAGATCGCGTGGCGCTACGGGCGCCACCTCACGCGTGAGATGCGCGTGTTCATCGACTGGATGGTCCGCTTCGCCGAGCAGGACCGGCAGCTGGTGGCCTGCTGAAGGCCGCCGTCCTA encodes:
- a CDS encoding TetR/AcrR family transcriptional regulator, which codes for MSRTGPRRSESIRVAVLNAADDLLVEQGFAATTIEGIAARAGVAKQTIYRWWKSKVEILLDALADDALEGLAWAEPSGTAAEDLTAHLHRIAGFFQEPAGQVLQALLGHAQLDQGAAAALREGFLLRQRERDLAGLGAIIERHTGRTPDEENLARLTDLLLGPIYYRVLVFGEPADKDLLEATAHLTLKLAI
- a CDS encoding MFS transporter, with product MPNRTDRADSPPDTDSPPGSATSPEPRRGLAAAVVAFAFWITMAGTTAPTPLYPVYGKEFGFSPITVTVIFAVYALGVVVGLLAFGRLSDQIGRRPVLVAATLLSVCAALVFLAADDVAVLLVARVISGFSAALVTGAATASLTELIPQGRRVRPATVALFANMGGLACGTLLAGILADTAPSPLRTPWLVMLALAAIGLVGAASSRETAAHRSGFSFRFQPLHIPSEIRPDFLRSAMAAGAGFAVLGVLTAVTGLFLGTVLHARSHSLTGLVVFTAFACTALGQLLVRRIKPGAALSVACLGLILAAGLIALAMALTSLVPLLIGAAVNGLATGIALGHGIGGITTRSAPQHRGASVSTFFAILYSMLAVPAIGVGVLIRATSLRPAGEIFSALVALLALTVLLSLARSRKGPEAPA
- a CDS encoding MbtH family protein produces the protein MGRFTVVVNGEEQYSIWAEGREVPLGWRDTGVAGTKEECLAHIDEVWTDQRPLSVR
- a CDS encoding helix-turn-helix domain-containing protein, with the translated sequence MLDVLGLDRLTEAVYRAMLSHPRDDAKTLAGLLGISEEAVHEAWERLSGLSLVQYPADGPAGASPAPRAVSPEVGLEYLLTRRQAELAVENQRIAGARAAAQQLISEYEDLRPVGAPVSVEHLADVDEVRTRLAVLTENVRTEVMVFAPGGAQTEANMAASRPLNERLLGRGVTMRTIYLDSVRNNPASEAHAKWLTELGGQVRTIAVLPLRMTIVDRTTAVLPVNSEDSGEGAVALTGQGTLTALCTLFETVWENARPLGQAPRRDESELDHQEAASLRLLAEGHTDEGIAKRLGVSHRTARRIATVLMERLGARSRFEAGVRAVQRGWLPPDA
- a CDS encoding LysR family transcriptional regulator; its protein translation is MDLKQLTTFHRVATLLSFTRAAADLKYAQSSVTAQVKGLEVALGVELFERLRGRIRLTPAGERLVPYAEQILSLVDEARDRTTGLGEPSGVLTIGTMESFTSYRMPPVLEYFHHRYPQLQLALRPSMCRDTCEALRQGTFDLGFLMEAETDHPGVRTEILGSEPLVAVAAPDHVLAGARNVTTGDLRAVPILAPEAGCSYGAMFEAELNGGAEQPVPLLQFGNIESIKRGVSAGLGVSVLPAMAVAAEIEARSLTVLDWKAPFEVYTQIAWRYGRHLTREMRVFIDWMVRFAEQDRQLVAC